A DNA window from Halanaerobium saccharolyticum subsp. saccharolyticum DSM 6643 contains the following coding sequences:
- a CDS encoding omptin family outer membrane protease, which translates to MKKKLLISLILVAFLFFTFTSNVLAEKIEHQFDISIGAGDGYTEFKIGDVDTDTLKYGFKSLLEFPLDVEMLNLSYSNNFKIPYLNIGGMSIKLEKNLSDDAGTFKDSDWFSTTGMNNKDVIGTSPTEVKDITRWNFKVRNDWQNVAENIKYSLHVGYKQDNYDLLSYDVTQTYLTNAYGQAGTTDYFSGDNITYEATYDIPYLGFGLKTDNKNIEFMFSASYSNWAEIEDEDNHLHRDLTVKGKGEGNSIMLNGKAKYILSDVTNLFLNINYNKTEMEGSQDQYLPDGRILKNIYYEAEQEYTDISLGLNWNF; encoded by the coding sequence ATGAAAAAGAAATTACTTATTTCATTAATTTTGGTGGCTTTCTTATTTTTTACTTTCACTTCGAACGTTTTAGCTGAAAAAATAGAACATCAATTTGACATTAGTATTGGTGCTGGAGATGGATATACTGAATTCAAAATTGGAGATGTAGATACAGACACTTTAAAATATGGATTTAAAAGTTTATTAGAATTTCCTCTTGATGTTGAAATGTTGAATTTGAGTTATTCAAATAATTTTAAAATACCATACCTAAATATTGGTGGAATGTCCATTAAACTTGAAAAGAATTTAAGTGATGACGCTGGAACTTTTAAAGATTCAGACTGGTTTAGTACTACTGGTATGAATAATAAAGATGTTATAGGTACTTCACCGACAGAGGTAAAAGATATTACAAGATGGAATTTTAAGGTAAGAAATGACTGGCAAAATGTTGCTGAAAACATAAAATATTCTTTACATGTCGGTTATAAACAGGATAACTATGATTTATTATCTTATGATGTAACTCAAACATATTTGACAAATGCTTATGGCCAAGCTGGAACAACAGATTATTTTTCAGGAGATAATATAACATATGAGGCAACATATGATATACCTTATTTGGGCTTTGGATTAAAAACAGATAATAAAAATATTGAATTTATGTTTAGTGCAAGTTATTCTAATTGGGCTGAAATTGAAGATGAAGATAACCACTTACATCGAGATTTAACTGTCAAAGGTAAAGGTGAAGGAAATTCTATTATGTTAAATGGAAAAGCAAAATATATTTTAAGTGATGTTACAAATCTATTTTTAAATATTAATTATAATAAAACTGAAATGGAAGGTAGCCAGGATCAATATTTACCTGATGGAAGAATACTAAAAAATATATATTATGAAGCAGAACAAGAATATACCGATATAAGTCTGGGCTTGAATTGGAATTTTTAG
- a CDS encoding DUF6079 family protein: MKVYNDLFQLSDKPQEVITMDEAVVNSRQQVINDYVITSKIKKEMKNVIHSLSLDKGQGFWVQGAYGSGKSHFMSYITVLLKDSKYWGNLPEDIKDEYQDYYADKNYLTVNFTLSEVNNLKVKLFDEIEKEFKNERINITIKKDEKIVKQFLEKEIDGLKKDWFYDILENKLDIYVEDWKKALESNDTSRLAEIIIAYRKEQDSFSQKEYREIIYPNINEGLEQISKAINENFDGLVIFVDELSEFLQKKKSKNQESESLETLQALGQRIKELPIWLLAAVQKNPAEIIDEDLYIGDEEEKVFDRFRPINLSEADIEEIIDQRIIIKNKNQKKSIRSIYKDLKNNKFNLEKSISEDKFVKLYPFHHEFVNSLVQLSTYGSRQRAAVRESWEIVSNRLNTKAKKLITIDDLYDIFENDVIYNNFKEYYDLYKNVYREAIIKPGFSEDSELADRVIKALIIYGIRDKEALSAKKLGEFLMADLGMGMGLSMINLEIEDILKSIYQDVIGKGLKMISIEDESDKFHWQINPGTSGISVEAELLEELKIVNENDIMPDIPTFINENRKKFHDFKVHQNQNQMDEEFLWRNTARKGINYYKKIKDDLKLKSFDPAERGIEFSLILDTPLYDNYTDKIKRAEKLAQKDKRTIFWIPENLDPENIKTLKKYRASNNLISKYSNPQNEEEQQKLTQLKTESSNLKNKIKDTVIKAYLDGKIVNYYTDVDNINHFKDVKRIVEHFLMHILDELYPKHPYYTSSFDRLQSNNLIRKFIIPHKSNSDLSGIENIAEALNIVEDKGNYYNLTVENKICNEITKILNDGEWHSTKEIYQKFRKAPWGLQEYSYEVILASLISYGSIRARDKNNDVINSEKFTINYFNSGSNLTKKIKSVSKGKLVNSTIWDDLKKIFKIFDLDFREEKAIASQDKNWSILNNYLFNLKLEIKRTKNNLANLGADTGQYEEFAAKFSLFNKFLEFIQQIEKIKGRESDYGLQRFREILLTKYTDLQFFKEKYYQIEKMIKMNDQRLDSELLNYYTYFNSIKTENYRLEEIEKIKERYNKLADIILKVDQIKELLKSSQKVKKDYQDKYIKAHNKYHRAYQKFINQIYNLPEYKTLSELEEIKKIEIITTIDQKMKNIKENYHAPCVMLNQENIERKAVHSCGFVLGSSFNEISLEKIKNQLMNGIKEYLKKLKGDRFIEQINIYLNKQPESKLKELNNLEVYQQEKILKTIDQDFVLAVNEALDSAYPVEVNLKEISDLYRGTIASDQINEVTAAAKELLEKKIKDELKKNQELDYERVVLSIKDNSYSS; the protein is encoded by the coding sequence ATGAAAGTCTACAATGATCTTTTTCAGTTAAGCGATAAACCACAGGAAGTTATAACCATGGATGAAGCAGTAGTTAACAGTCGTCAGCAGGTAATTAATGATTACGTAATTACTTCAAAAATAAAAAAAGAAATGAAAAATGTCATACATAGCTTAAGTTTAGATAAGGGTCAGGGTTTCTGGGTTCAGGGAGCTTATGGTAGTGGTAAATCTCATTTTATGTCCTATATTACAGTTCTGCTTAAAGACAGCAAATACTGGGGTAATCTGCCTGAAGATATAAAAGATGAGTATCAAGATTATTATGCAGATAAAAACTATTTAACAGTTAATTTCACCTTAAGTGAGGTTAATAATTTGAAAGTAAAATTATTTGATGAAATAGAAAAAGAATTTAAAAATGAAAGAATAAATATTACTATCAAAAAAGATGAAAAGATTGTTAAGCAGTTTTTAGAAAAAGAAATTGACGGTCTTAAAAAAGACTGGTTTTATGATATTTTAGAAAACAAGCTTGATATTTATGTTGAAGACTGGAAAAAAGCCTTAGAATCAAATGACACTTCCAGATTGGCAGAAATAATAATTGCCTATCGTAAAGAACAGGATTCTTTCAGCCAGAAAGAGTATCGAGAAATTATATATCCAAATATTAATGAAGGCCTAGAGCAGATAAGTAAAGCTATAAATGAAAATTTTGATGGTCTGGTAATCTTTGTTGATGAATTATCCGAATTTCTGCAGAAAAAGAAATCTAAAAATCAGGAATCAGAAAGTCTTGAGACTCTGCAGGCTCTGGGTCAGCGAATTAAGGAACTACCGATCTGGCTCTTAGCTGCAGTTCAGAAAAACCCGGCAGAAATAATTGATGAGGACCTCTACATTGGAGATGAAGAAGAAAAAGTCTTTGATCGTTTTAGACCAATTAATTTAAGTGAAGCTGATATAGAAGAAATTATCGATCAGCGAATAATTATAAAAAATAAAAATCAGAAAAAAAGCATTAGGTCTATCTATAAAGACCTCAAAAATAATAAATTTAATTTAGAAAAGAGCATTAGTGAGGATAAATTTGTAAAATTGTATCCTTTCCACCATGAATTTGTAAACTCTTTAGTTCAGCTTTCTACCTATGGATCTCGGCAGCGGGCAGCAGTTAGAGAAAGTTGGGAGATTGTAAGTAACCGCTTAAACACAAAAGCAAAAAAACTAATTACCATTGATGATCTCTATGATATTTTTGAAAATGATGTAATTTATAATAATTTCAAGGAATATTATGACCTTTATAAAAATGTTTATCGTGAAGCTATAATAAAACCCGGATTTAGTGAAGACAGTGAGCTTGCTGATCGAGTTATCAAAGCTTTAATTATTTATGGAATTCGCGACAAAGAAGCTTTAAGTGCTAAAAAGCTTGGAGAATTTCTAATGGCTGATCTAGGAATGGGTATGGGTCTTTCCATGATTAATTTAGAGATTGAAGATATTTTAAAAAGTATATATCAGGATGTTATAGGTAAAGGCCTAAAAATGATCAGCATTGAAGATGAATCTGATAAGTTTCACTGGCAGATCAATCCTGGTACCAGTGGAATTAGTGTGGAAGCAGAATTGTTGGAAGAGCTTAAAATAGTTAATGAAAATGATATTATGCCTGATATTCCAACTTTTATCAATGAAAATCGAAAAAAGTTTCATGATTTTAAAGTTCATCAAAATCAGAACCAGATGGACGAAGAATTTTTGTGGAGAAATACAGCAAGAAAAGGAATCAATTATTATAAAAAAATTAAAGATGATTTAAAACTTAAAAGTTTTGATCCTGCAGAAAGAGGAATAGAATTCAGTTTGATATTGGATACACCACTTTATGATAATTATACTGATAAAATTAAAAGAGCAGAAAAGCTGGCTCAAAAAGATAAAAGAACAATCTTTTGGATTCCAGAAAATTTAGATCCAGAAAACATTAAAACTTTAAAAAAATACAGAGCGTCAAATAATTTAATCAGCAAATACTCTAATCCTCAAAATGAGGAAGAACAACAAAAACTAACTCAATTAAAAACTGAAAGCAGCAATTTAAAAAATAAGATTAAAGACACTGTAATAAAAGCTTATCTTGACGGTAAAATAGTCAATTATTATACGGATGTTGATAATATCAACCATTTTAAAGATGTAAAAAGAATAGTCGAACACTTTTTAATGCATATTCTAGATGAGCTCTACCCCAAACATCCTTACTATACATCTAGTTTTGATAGACTGCAGAGTAACAACTTAATTAGAAAATTTATTATCCCTCACAAAAGCAATTCTGATCTCAGTGGAATAGAAAATATTGCAGAAGCGTTAAACATTGTTGAAGACAAGGGTAATTATTATAATTTAACTGTTGAAAACAAAATTTGTAATGAAATAACTAAAATTTTAAATGATGGTGAATGGCACAGCACTAAAGAAATTTATCAGAAGTTTAGAAAAGCGCCCTGGGGACTTCAGGAATACAGCTATGAGGTTATACTAGCTTCCTTAATCTCTTACGGCAGTATTAGGGCCCGAGATAAAAATAATGATGTAATAAACTCCGAAAAGTTTACCATCAATTATTTCAACAGTGGATCTAATCTAACTAAAAAAATAAAGTCAGTTAGTAAAGGTAAATTGGTCAACAGCACTATCTGGGATGATCTAAAAAAAATATTTAAAATCTTTGATTTAGATTTTAGAGAAGAAAAAGCCATTGCTAGTCAGGATAAAAATTGGTCAATACTCAACAATTATCTTTTTAATTTAAAACTGGAGATCAAAAGAACAAAGAATAATCTGGCTAATTTAGGTGCAGACACTGGACAGTACGAAGAGTTCGCGGCTAAATTTAGCTTATTTAATAAATTTTTGGAATTTATCCAGCAAATTGAAAAGATTAAAGGCAGAGAATCAGACTATGGACTGCAGCGGTTTAGAGAAATTCTTCTGACCAAATACACTGATCTTCAGTTTTTTAAAGAAAAATACTATCAGATTGAAAAAATGATTAAAATGAATGACCAGCGTCTCGATTCTGAGCTTTTAAATTATTATACTTATTTTAACAGTATTAAAACAGAAAATTATAGATTAGAAGAGATCGAAAAGATTAAAGAAAGATATAATAAACTGGCTGATATTATTTTAAAAGTAGATCAGATTAAGGAACTTTTAAAAAGCAGTCAAAAAGTAAAAAAAGATTATCAGGATAAATATATAAAAGCACATAACAAATATCACAGAGCTTATCAAAAGTTTATTAATCAGATATATAATCTACCAGAATATAAGACTCTTTCTGAACTAGAAGAAATAAAAAAGATTGAGATTATTACAACAATTGATCAAAAGATGAAAAATATTAAGGAAAATTATCATGCTCCCTGTGTTATGCTAAATCAAGAAAATATTGAGCGAAAAGCTGTTCACAGCTGTGGATTTGTTCTCGGCAGTAGTTTTAATGAAATTAGTTTAGAAAAGATTAAAAATCAGCTGATGAATGGAATTAAAGAGTATCTTAAAAAATTAAAGGGTGACAGATTTATTGAGCAGATCAATATTTATTTAAATAAACAGCCAGAAAGCAAATTGAAAGAACTCAATAATTTGGAAGTATATCAGCAGGAAAAAATACTGAAGACAATAGATCAGGATTTTGTGCTGGCTGTTAACGAAGCACTAGATTCTGCCTATCCTGTAGAAGTTAATTTAAAAGAAATATCAGATCTTTATCGAGGTACAATTGCCAGTGATCAAATTAATGAGGTAACAGCTGCAGCAAAAGAGCTTTTAGAAAAAAAAATAAAAGATGAACTTAAAAAAAATCAGGAACTTGATTATGAGAGAGTTGTACTTTCAATAAAAGATAATTCTTATTCTAGCTGA
- a CDS encoding EH signature domain-containing protein, whose translation MKFNSFFFQPSKLIAVKNEIKKTFPTKSDIYKIKSQKAKEVDLEELLKKIREFSLDRIIYLADSLKAEEIIALAINYSEIPNELYKKINKIILHKKNKFLIKILWNNFAEDYKNEDLNRLLGNLLASFSKLNDQEKVLYNIFKDSSPLINMRKQIENNKITLFDFLEELDLIFENKISKRLAADLFSKSSKLFFIREEKDNLIKIFKELEINNLKEVVENYLFVFKDKEYQEELMYKIKDRLGDPREDYSTAWNNIAHKAKEKAAAWFNYKKLKEFFDSITTDQEEAQKRFSYWEKHVDIMEKVDYVKKYLQLFLTFDNFVVVEFGDLGNAVYFYKKDFFKENLAQYTSKYNAVNNKSLKYTYEARNNRNKYVYKVDHRNDWQHKVNRMLKELRLGRK comes from the coding sequence ATGAAATTTAATAGCTTTTTTTTTCAGCCATCTAAATTAATTGCAGTGAAAAATGAAATCAAAAAAACATTTCCTACCAAATCAGATATTTATAAAATTAAATCTCAAAAAGCAAAAGAAGTAGACTTAGAGGAGTTATTAAAGAAAATAAGAGAATTCAGTTTAGATAGAATTATATATCTAGCAGATTCATTAAAAGCTGAAGAAATAATAGCCTTAGCAATTAACTATAGTGAGATTCCTAATGAGTTGTATAAAAAAATAAATAAGATTATATTACATAAAAAAAATAAATTTCTAATTAAAATTTTATGGAATAATTTTGCTGAGGATTATAAAAATGAAGATTTAAACAGATTGCTTGGTAATTTATTAGCTTCATTTTCTAAATTAAATGACCAGGAAAAAGTTTTATATAATATTTTTAAAGACTCTTCACCCCTAATTAATATGAGAAAGCAGATTGAAAATAATAAAATCACTTTATTTGATTTTTTAGAAGAGCTAGATTTGATATTTGAAAATAAGATTTCTAAAAGATTAGCAGCAGATTTATTTAGCAAAAGTTCTAAGCTGTTTTTTATTAGAGAAGAAAAGGATAATTTAATTAAAATTTTCAAAGAATTAGAAATCAATAATTTAAAAGAAGTTGTTGAAAATTATTTATTTGTTTTTAAAGATAAGGAATATCAAGAAGAACTGATGTATAAAATAAAAGATCGTTTAGGTGATCCAAGAGAAGATTACAGTACTGCCTGGAATAATATTGCTCATAAAGCCAAAGAAAAGGCTGCAGCTTGGTTTAACTATAAAAAACTAAAAGAGTTTTTTGACAGCATAACCACTGATCAAGAAGAAGCTCAAAAACGGTTTTCTTATTGGGAAAAGCATGTTGATATAATGGAAAAAGTTGATTATGTTAAAAAATATCTGCAGTTATTTTTAACTTTTGATAATTTTGTTGTAGTTGAATTTGGTGATTTAGGCAATGCAGTTTATTTTTATAAAAAAGATTTCTTCAAAGAAAATTTAGCTCAGTATACAAGCAAATATAATGCTGTAAATAATAAATCACTAAAATATACTTATGAAGCAAGAAATAATAGAAATAAATATGTTTATAAAGTTGATCATAGAAATGATTGGCAGCATAAAGTCAATAGAATGCTTAAAGAGCTTAGATTAGGGAGGAAATAG
- a CDS encoding DEAD/DEAH box helicase produces the protein MFNFFKNSFKTNTSEPEIEIKRTLIENGIEFEINKIDNGQVEQLSFPIIYGKYFDLRNLINKDFYLSLQILEGAWHSEELIEKDDGSYFLHIDTIYQYQNSAEDEESLGEGNRKLNELLGLKPDESLEITIDNSGVIGSSNFKLEYIIKDEQEGYISKFHQRVGPFFPLNNNQAYVLNKKLTEVLDLIDNSPKERKDQFEYFAKVKSKAKKLDIKFNPYLEGEEYYFPEDLDIDIELESIDHLKLNPRFDDLDDQLNQDTEKAINNDDNYTVNKTGGKNQRVFIGPESKESYKQTSANRELTGSQVPDFIENPMKYLPDNIDLEKFSERVKGLKERVYRAQPFVSSSKTDQIDWFDIDVGVNIKNESDEAEEEQIELSEFERLVNEARENGEDYVLYNDNWVKVPKESEDFIAGAKEVDKIKQNGRVNKENLNYIFDIYENIDLLEYNEQMIDFRSQLQEDGVIYQAPSLFKGELRPYQKRGYIWLHKLKDSKLGGLLADDMGLGKTIQVIALMASLKAENKLSPSLIVAPKSLLENWQHEIKKFSPEINKVYIHLGGSRNKNSRVIKQSDVVLTTYSTLVSDQVLLGEIDWTILVCDEVQAIRNQSTLKDHAVKAQKAKLRLGLSGTPVQNTVADLWSIYDFVQPGLLDSFKEFKNNFVKPIESSNTPEEYEKYEGMLKEKIQPVFLRRTKEGELKDELPEKKDITKTIEMSQRQKERYKEIIEKEKNSKGRTHLGTLQSLLQLSSHPALLDKDWNLKSAEELLNEGPKLKSVIKILREVEKNNEKALIFTTFKIMQLILQRVIREKFGLQEIPIINGDSKQRLASVDRFNESDGFGCMILSPRAAGTGLNITGANHVIHYTRWWNPAVEQQATDRVYRIGQEREVNVYYPIMTAARETVEEKLHRLLEEKKRLAKNIIVPNNPIQGELMKEMDEEMF, from the coding sequence ATGTTCAACTTCTTCAAAAATAGCTTCAAAACAAACACATCAGAGCCTGAGATAGAAATAAAGCGGACTCTTATAGAAAATGGAATTGAGTTTGAAATTAATAAAATTGATAATGGTCAAGTAGAACAGTTAAGCTTTCCAATTATTTATGGCAAATATTTTGATTTAAGAAATTTAATCAATAAAGATTTTTATCTTTCTCTTCAAATTCTTGAAGGAGCTTGGCACAGTGAAGAATTAATAGAAAAAGATGATGGAAGTTATTTTCTTCATATTGATACAATATATCAGTATCAAAATTCTGCTGAAGATGAAGAGAGTTTAGGAGAAGGTAACAGAAAATTAAATGAACTGCTCGGACTTAAACCTGATGAGAGCTTAGAAATTACTATTGATAACAGCGGTGTTATCGGTAGCAGCAACTTTAAATTAGAATATATAATTAAAGATGAGCAGGAAGGTTATATAAGTAAGTTTCATCAAAGAGTTGGCCCATTTTTTCCTCTAAATAATAATCAGGCCTATGTTTTAAATAAGAAACTAACCGAAGTCCTTGATTTAATAGATAATTCTCCAAAAGAAAGAAAAGATCAATTTGAATATTTTGCTAAGGTTAAATCTAAAGCAAAAAAATTAGATATTAAATTTAACCCATATTTAGAAGGCGAAGAATATTACTTTCCTGAAGATTTAGATATAGATATTGAATTAGAATCTATTGATCATTTAAAACTTAATCCTAGATTTGATGATTTAGATGATCAGTTAAATCAGGACACTGAAAAAGCAATAAATAATGATGATAATTATACAGTTAATAAAACTGGCGGCAAAAACCAAAGAGTTTTTATTGGGCCTGAAAGTAAAGAAAGTTATAAACAGACATCAGCAAACAGAGAATTAACCGGATCCCAGGTGCCTGACTTTATTGAAAATCCTATGAAGTATCTACCAGATAACATAGATTTAGAAAAGTTTAGTGAAAGAGTAAAAGGACTTAAAGAAAGAGTTTACAGAGCTCAGCCATTTGTTAGTTCTTCCAAAACTGATCAGATTGACTGGTTTGATATCGATGTTGGAGTTAATATTAAAAATGAAAGTGATGAAGCTGAAGAAGAACAAATTGAGCTCAGTGAATTTGAAAGGCTGGTAAACGAAGCTAGAGAAAATGGTGAAGACTATGTTCTCTATAATGATAACTGGGTTAAAGTTCCGAAAGAAAGTGAAGATTTTATAGCAGGAGCAAAAGAAGTAGATAAAATCAAGCAAAACGGCAGGGTTAATAAAGAAAATCTTAATTATATTTTTGATATTTATGAAAATATTGACCTTCTTGAATATAATGAGCAGATGATAGATTTTAGAAGTCAGCTGCAGGAAGATGGTGTTATTTATCAAGCACCAAGCTTATTTAAGGGAGAATTAAGACCTTATCAAAAAAGAGGCTATATATGGTTACATAAATTAAAAGATTCAAAATTAGGTGGTTTATTAGCTGATGACATGGGTTTAGGAAAAACAATACAGGTTATTGCTTTGATGGCCAGTTTAAAAGCAGAAAATAAATTATCTCCCTCCTTGATAGTCGCTCCAAAGTCTCTTTTAGAAAACTGGCAGCATGAAATAAAGAAATTTTCACCAGAAATTAACAAAGTATATATCCATCTAGGTGGTTCACGTAATAAAAACAGCAGAGTTATTAAGCAGTCTGATGTGGTTTTAACTACCTACAGCACTTTAGTTAGTGATCAGGTTCTGTTGGGAGAAATAGATTGGACCATATTAGTCTGTGATGAAGTTCAGGCTATTAGGAATCAAAGCACTTTAAAGGATCATGCTGTTAAAGCTCAAAAGGCAAAGCTGAGGTTGGGGTTATCCGGCACACCTGTTCAAAATACTGTGGCAGATCTCTGGTCTATTTATGATTTTGTCCAGCCTGGACTTTTAGACAGTTTTAAAGAATTTAAGAATAATTTTGTAAAACCCATTGAGAGTTCTAATACTCCAGAAGAGTATGAAAAGTATGAAGGTATGCTGAAAGAAAAAATTCAACCCGTATTTTTGAGAAGGACAAAAGAAGGTGAGCTTAAAGATGAACTGCCTGAGAAAAAAGATATTACCAAAACAATTGAAATGAGTCAGAGACAAAAAGAAAGATATAAAGAAATCATAGAAAAAGAAAAAAATTCTAAAGGTAGAACTCATTTAGGGACACTGCAGTCTTTACTTCAGTTATCTTCTCATCCGGCTCTTTTGGATAAGGATTGGAATCTAAAAAGTGCAGAAGAATTATTAAATGAGGGTCCAAAGCTGAAATCTGTTATTAAAATATTAAGAGAAGTCGAAAAGAATAACGAAAAGGCTCTAATTTTTACTACTTTTAAAATTATGCAGCTGATCTTACAGAGAGTAATTAGGGAAAAATTCGGACTGCAGGAGATTCCAATAATTAATGGTGATTCAAAACAGCGTTTAGCTTCAGTGGATAGGTTTAATGAAAGTGATGGTTTTGGATGCATGATATTATCTCCTAGAGCAGCTGGAACAGGGCTAAATATTACCGGAGCAAATCATGTGATCCATTATACCCGCTGGTGGAATCCAGCTGTAGAACAGCAGGCAACTGATCGTGTCTATAGAATTGGCCAAGAAAGGGAAGTTAATGTATATTATCCGATCATGACTGCAGCTAGAGAAACAGTTGAAGAAAAGCTGCACCGTCTTTTAGAGGAAAAGAAAAGATTAGCTAAAAATATTATTGTACCTAATAATCCTATTCAGGGAGAATTGATGAAAGAAATGGATGAGGAAATGTTTTAA
- a CDS encoding OmpA family protein, translated as MLNFFRKNKTDSEDEKTNFWISYADVLAALLLMFILLLSVVMLDVKNTEIKALKDQQEAKNLKKQLDIKEEKIEKQKNEIEAKTQEIDKLLGVREEIIIALQQKFADTDLSLEIDSQTGAIRLPGGVFFDTDSTEITDEGIKFLESFIPQYVGILLGPDFKEYVAQIIIEGHTDDVGSYMYNLELSQNRAFEVVTQIYDGSFTDFEYKNRLRDYLTANGRSYSQPIKNQNGEINRERSRRVEFKFRLKDTEMINDIKNTLGE; from the coding sequence GTGCTTAATTTTTTTCGTAAGAACAAAACTGATAGTGAGGATGAAAAAACTAACTTCTGGATTTCATATGCAGATGTTTTAGCAGCATTATTACTGATGTTTATACTATTATTATCTGTTGTTATGTTGGATGTTAAAAATACTGAGATTAAAGCTCTAAAAGATCAACAAGAAGCTAAAAATTTAAAAAAACAATTAGATATAAAAGAAGAAAAAATTGAAAAACAAAAAAACGAAATAGAAGCAAAAACGCAAGAGATAGATAAGTTATTAGGGGTCAGAGAAGAAATTATTATTGCCCTACAGCAGAAATTTGCTGACACAGATTTAAGCCTAGAAATTGATTCTCAAACAGGGGCAATTCGCCTGCCGGGAGGAGTATTTTTTGATACAGATAGCACTGAAATAACAGATGAGGGTATTAAATTTTTAGAAAGTTTTATCCCTCAATATGTCGGAATATTATTGGGTCCTGATTTTAAAGAATATGTAGCTCAGATTATTATTGAAGGTCACACTGACGATGTGGGCAGCTATATGTATAATTTAGAATTATCACAAAATAGAGCCTTTGAAGTTGTTACTCAAATTTATGATGGAAGTTTTACTGATTTTGAATATAAAAACAGATTAAGAGATTATTTAACTGCTAATGGTCGTTCATATAGTCAGCCAATTAAAAATCAAAATGGAGAAATTAATAGAGAACGATCTCGCAGGGTAGAATTTAAATTTAGACTTAAAGATACTGAAATGATAAATGATATTAAAAATACATTGGGAGAATGA